Below is a window of Shinella sp. PSBB067 DNA.
AGGGCGGCCGCCATGTCGCCCGCGAGGCGGTCGGCCGCCGCTTCACCGCGGCCATGCAGGCGCTTGCCATGGCCTGAAGGCGTATTGAAAGCCGTCCGGGCCTTTCCTATGACTTTCCCATGACCGGGCGAATCCGCGCCCGGAGCGGAGGCGACCATTTCCATCGACGGGGACAGAACGGAGGTCGAGGCCAAGGAGCCTTCGCTGCACCGGCGCATTCTCGAGGATGTCGAAGGCAAGATCCTGTCGGGCGAATGGCCGCCCGGCCATCGCATTCCCTTCGAGCATGAACTGACCGAGCAGTATCAATGTTCGCGCATGACCGTGAACAAGGCGATCACCGATCTCGTCAAGCGCGGCCTCATCGAGCGCCGCCGCAAGTCCGGCAGCTACGTCACCCATCCGCACGCCCAGTCCGCCGTCCTCGAAATCCACGATATCCGCCTGGAGGTCGAATCGCTCGGGCTTCCCTATCGCTACGAGCGCCGCACCCGCCTCGACCGCGCGGCCAAGGCCGCCGACCGCCGGCTGATGGAGCTTCCCGAATCGGCCCGGCTGACGGAAATCTCGGCGCTTCACTTCGCCGGCGCGCAGCCCTTCTGCCTGGAAGACCGCCTCATCAGCCTAGAAGCCGTGCCCGAGGCCGCCGGCGAGACGTTCGAGGACGTCGCCCCCGGCGCCTGGCTGATCAGCCGCGTCCCCTGGAGCGCCGCCGAGCACCGCATCCGCGCCGTCGGCGCCGATGCCCGCGCCGCCGAGCTGCTGGCCATCGCGCCCGGCACGCCCTGCCTCGTCGTCGAGCGCCGCACCTGGAGCGGCGGCCTCTACATCACCCATGTGCGCCTGACCTATCCCGGCGAAAAGCACGAGCTCGTCGCCGAATTCGCCCCGACCCATCCCAGTAGCCGGCCTGACGTGTAAGGGTGGACGGATACCGTCCGCTCTGTCACAAGGGATTCCGGAACGCGACTGCCGATAGTTATAGATCGGGGTCGGGCGACCGATTGACGTCACGTCGCTGCCGCGAGATCACGCCGGCCGTTCTGATTTCACCATTTCGACCCTGCCGGATCCCGAATCCGGCCAGATGCCCGCAGGATCGCCCGCCATGACCAAGAAGCCCAAACTGGAGCATTCCGAGCTTTCGGGAGAATTCACCGAAGACGGCGTCACCGTGCTCGTCGACATCTCCCGCCCCGCCGGCACGCAGAACGACTGGAAACTGGAGGTCGTCACCCAGAACGAAGACCTCTTCGAATGGGACGAGCCCTTCGCCACGGACCGGGAGGCCTTCGACGAATTCCTGGCGACGATCGCAAGGGACGGCATCCATTCGTTCCTGGAAGACGACGAGGAAGAAGAGCCGCCGACAACGCATTGACGAGGCGCCCCGGACCGACCCGCATCAGCCGGTCCGGTTACGGCAGGGAAGGGCAGCGCCAAAACGAAAAAAGCCCCGTTTTTACGGGGCCTGCGTGCAAATTCCGGAGGAAGAATGGTGGGCGATGAGAGACTCGAACTCCCGACATCCTCGGTGTAAACGAGGCGCTCTACCAACTGAGCTAATCGCCCGCCGCGTTGGTGGCTGTGATCTATGCGGAACCGGATCGAACCGCAAGAGGCAATCGCAAAGTTTTTCGCATTTTTTTGAGCGGCCCCATGGCGATGGACAGGGGTGTGGAAACATTTCGCGACGCGTCATTCTTTTGTCTTGAAACCTGCTTGACACCCAAACCCGAACCCCGTAGTTAGCCGCTCATCGAACGGCTCAGGCCGCTCGGGACGGATGCTTCGTCATCCGGTCGCTTTCGAGGAATGCGGGTGTAGCTCAGTCGGTTAGAGTGCCGGCCTGTCACGCCGGAGGTCGCGGGTTCGAGCCCCGTCACTCGCGCCACTCGAAAGGCCGGACGACCATTCGGGGCCGCAAGGCCATAAAGATGCGCGGGTGTAGCTCAGTCGGTTAGAGTGCCGGCCTGTCACGCCGGAGGTCGCGGGTTCGAGCCCCGTCACTCGCGCCATTTCTTTCCTTCCAGACCGTTATCGTCGTTTCCTCATGCATCGCATGAGGCGCATTTCCGTGGAAATTCTCCCCGCCGCGCCGAATGTTTCTGGCCGCTCTCCCGTCTTCGTATAGCTTGCCGAGCGAAGAGAGGGGATTCGCATGCGTAATGTCACCATGGCCTTGACGGGCCTTGCCGCGCTCGTGGCACTCAGCATCCTGTTCGGTTCTTGGTACACCATCGACCAGGGCGAGCGCGGGGTCATCCTGCGCTACGGCGCCGTCGCGGGCACTGCGGAGCCGGGCCTCGGCTTCAAGCTGCCGCTGATCGATTCGGTCGTGCGAATCTCCGTGCAGTCAAAAGCCGTCGTCTACGAGAAGATGGAGGCCTATAGCCGCGATCAGCAGCCGGCCGATATCCGCCTTTCGGTGAACTACCGCATTCCGGCCGATCGCGTCGAGGACGTCTATGCGACCTATGGCGGCGAGGACGGGCTGATGTCGCGGCTCATCGAGCGCAAGGTCTTCGAGGAAACGAAGACGGTCTTCGGCCGCTTCAATGCCGTGACGGCCATCCAGGAGCGTGGGCGGCTCAATGCCGAGGTCGCGACGGCGATCCAGGAGGGCGTCTCCGGCCCCGTCATCATAGATAGCGTGCAGATCGAGAACATCGACTTCTCCGATGCCTACGAGGCGAGCATCGAGCAGCGCATGCTGGCGGAGGTCGAGGTGCAGCGCCTGCGCCAGAACGCCGAACGCGAGAAGGTGCAGGCGGAGATCACCGTGACGCAGGCGCGTGCCCAGGCGGACGCCCGCCGCGCCGAAGCGCAGGCGCAGGCCGACGCCGTGCGGCTGGCCGCGCAGGCCGAGGCGGAAGCGATCAAGCTGCGCGGGGAAGCGGAAGCCGGCGCCATCAAGCTGCGCGGCGATGCGCTGCGCGACAATCCCGGCCTCGTCTCGCTGACGCAGGCGGAAAAATGGGACGGGCAGCTGCCGCGCACCATGCTGCCGGGCGGCTCGATCCCCATGCTCAATCTCAATGCGAACTGAGGGAAGGGCGGGGCCGCGGGGGGCTTTTCCGCCGCGCCTGCGGCGAAACGTCCCGCACGCCGCCTTTCATCGAATCGTAACGATTTAAAGAGGCCTGTCCCCGGCCTTCGGGGCGACAGGGAAAAGAACACAATGATTGCGGCGAAAGCCGGACAAAGCCTTGCGCGGGGACGCTCACTGCGCTAACGACGTGGGCGTTGCAACATACTTTATCGGCTTGCAGGTCTTCGACCATCAGGCGTCTCTCTGGCGCCCCGAGCAGGCAGGATGGACGCCAATGACTGAACTTCTCGGTTCCTATATCCCGATCGCCATCTTCATCGGTATCGCACTCGTGATCGGCATTGCCTTGCTGGTCGCGCCGTTTGCCGTCGCATACAAGGCCCCCGATTCGGAAAAGCTTTCCGCCTACGAGTGCGGCTTCAATGCGTTCGACGATGCGCGCATGAAATTCGATATCCGCTTCTACCTGGTGTCGATCCTCTTCATCATCTTCGACCTGGAAGTCGCCTTCCTCTTCCCCTGGGCCGTCTCCTTCGGCGACATGGGCTGGTTCGGCTTCTGGTCCATGATGGTCTTCCTCGGTGTCCTGACCATCGGCTTCATCTATGAATGGAAGAAGGGAGCACTCGAATGGGAGTAGCGCATACGAACAACACGCTCGTCGCGCCGCAGCCCAAGGGGATCATCGATCCCAACACGGGCAAGCCCGTCGGCAGCAATGACGCCTTCTTCGGCGAGATCAACAACGAGCTCGCCGACAAGGGCTTTCTGGTCACGTCCACGGACGAGCTCATCACCTGGGCCCGTACCGGCTCGCTGATGTGGATGACCTTTGGTCTGGCGTGCTGCGCCGTCGAGATGATGCAGCTCTCGATGCCGCGCTACGACGTCGAGCGCTTCGGCTTCGCGCCGCGCGCCAGCCCACGCCAGTCCGACGTCATGATCGTCGCCGGCACGCTGACCAACAAGATGGCCCCCGCGCTCCGCAAGGTCTACGACCAGATGCCCGAGCCGCGCTACGTCATCTCGATGGGCTCCTGCGCCAACGGCGGCGGCTACTATCACTATTCCTATTCGGTGGTGCGCGGCTGTGACCGCGTGGTGCCGGTCGACATCTATGTACCAGGCTGTCCTCCCACGGCGGAAGCGCTCCTCTACGGCGTGCTCCTGCTGCAGAAGAAGATCCGCCGGACCGGTACGATCGAACGTTAAGGGCAGGGGACTGACACGATGAGCGAAGCCCTCCAGGAGCTTTCCTCCCATATCGGCGAAGCGGCCGGCGGTCTCGTCGCCTCCGCCGATATCGCCTTTGGCGAACTCACCCTGAAGACGGACGGCGCCCGCGTCGTCGAGCTTCTGACCTTCCTGCGCGACGACGTGCAGTGCGGCTTCGTCAACCTCATCGACATCTGCGGTGTGGACTGGCCGGCGCGCGCCGAGCGCTTCGACGTGGTCTATCACCTCCTGTCGCCGCGCCAGAACCTGCGTATCCGCGTCAAGGTCGCGACCGGCGAGGACCAGCCCGTTCCGTCCGCCTGCGTGGTCTATCCGGGCGCCGACTGGTTCGAGCGCGAAGCCTACGACATGTACGGCATCCTCTTCACCGGCCACCCGGACCTGCGCCGCATCCTCACCGACTACGGTTTCGAGGGGCACCCGCTGCGCAAGGACTTCCCGACGACCGGCTTCGTGGAAGTGCGCTATGACGACGAGGTCAAGCGCGTCGTGTACGAGCCTGTCGAGCTGAAGCAGGAATTCCGCAACTTCGACTTCCTCTCTCCCTGGGAAGGCACGGACTATGTGCTGCCGGGCGACGAGAAGGCGAAGACGAACTGATTTTGGGTCGGGCGACCCGCTAGGGCGCCGGCCTCTGGAGCAAGCGGCATGAACGAGCACAACGTTCGCAACTTCAACATCAACTTCGGCCCGCAGCACCCTGCGGCGCACGGGGTTCTGCGTCTCGTCCTCGAGCTCGACGGCGAGATCGTCGAGCGCGTCGACCCGCATATCGGCCTCCTGCACCGCGGCACCGAGAAGCTGATCGAGACGAAGACCTATCTTCAGGCCGTGCCCTATTTCGACCGCCTCGACTACGTGGCGCCGATGAACCAGGAGCATGCCTTCGCGCTCGCCGTCGAGAAGCTGACGGGCACGGAAGTTCCGATCCGCGGCCAGCTCATCCGCGTGCTCTATTCCGAAATCGGCCGCATCCTCTCGCACCTCCTCAACGTGACGACCCAGGCCATGGACGTCGGCGCTCTGACGCCGCCGCTCTGGGGCTTCGAGGAACGCGAGAAGCTGATGGTGTTCTATGAGCGCGCCTGCGGCGCGCGCATGCACTCGGCCTATATCCGCCCGGGCGGCGTTCATCAGGACCTGCCGCACGAGCTGGTGGAAGACATCGGCAAGTGGATCGACCCGTTCCTCAAGACCGTCGACGACATCGACGAGCTGCTTACCGGCAACCGCATCTTCAAGCAGCGCAACGTCGATATCGGCGTCGTGAAGCTGGAAGATTGCTGGGCCTGGGGCTTCTCGGGCGTCATGGTGCGCGGTTCGGGCGCTGCCTGGGACCTGCGCCGCTCGCAGCCCTACGAGTGCTATTCCGATCTCGACTTCGACATCCCGATCGGCAAGAACGGCGACTGCTACGACCGTTACGTCATCCGCATGATCGAGATGCGCGAATCCGCCAAGATCATGCGCCAGTGCGTCCACCGCCTGCTCGGCGACGCCAAGGTCGGCCCGGTCTCCTCCATCGACGGTAAGATGGTTCCGCCGAAGCGCGGCCAGATGAAGCGCTCGATGGAAGCGCTGATCCATCACTTCAAGCTCTATACGGAAGGCTACCATGTGCCGGCCGGTGAAGTGTATGCGGCCGTGGAAGCGCCGAAGGGCGAGTTCGGCGTCTACCTCGTCGCCGACGGCACCAACAAGCCCTACCGCTGCAAGATCCGCGCGCCGGGCTATGCCCACCTTCAGGCCATGGACTTCATCTGTCGCGGCCACCAGCTTGCCGACGTCTCGGCGATCCTGGGCTCCCTCGACATCGTGTTCGGCGAGGTTGACCGCTGATGCCGAACGCAGCCCCTGCCGTGACCGCCGCGATCCCGACCGCCGCCTTCGCGAAGGCCGCCGCTCGGGCGCATGCGTCCGCGGGCTGCGCACTCATATTCCTTCAGAACGACACGCCGGCCCATGCCCGCGTCTCCGCCGGCAAGGCGGACGCGCGGCGCCGGCAGATTAACTGAGACAAGGCGTTACAGAATGTCCGTTCGTCGACTAGCCGATGACAATGTCCAGCCCGCCAGCTTCGCCTTCTCCAAGGAGAATGCGGCCTGGGCGAAGGCCACGATCAACAAGTATCCGAAGGGCCGTCAGCAATCGGCGGTCATTCCGCTGCTGATGCGGGCGCAGGAACAGGACGGCTGGGTCACCAAGGCGGCCATCGAATATGTCGCCGACATGCTCGACATGGCCTATATCCGCGTGCTGGAAGTCGCGACCTTCTACACGCAGTTCCAGCTTCTGCCGATCGGCACGCGCGCCCATGTCCAGGTCTGCGGCACGACGCCCTGCATGCTGCGCGGCGCGGAAGAGCTGATCAACGTCTGCAAGAAGCGCATCCACCCGGAGCCCTTCCACCGCAACGAGAGCGGCACGCTTTCCTGGGAAGAGGTCGAGTGTCAGGGCGCCTGCGTCAACGCGCCGATGATCATGATCTTCAAGGACAGCTACGAGGACCTGACGCCGACGCAGCTCGAGCACATCATCGATCGCTTCGATGCCGGCAAGGGCGCCGACGTCAAGCCCGGCACGCAGATCGACCGCATCTATTCGGCCCCGGCCGGTGGCCTCACCAGCCTCAACGAGCCGGAAGCGGCCGCGAAGAAGACGACCCGCGCCCGCAAGAGCGAAGACGAGAGCGTCAGCGTTCCCCCGTCGAACGCCGCCCGTGCCAAGACGGATGCCGACGAGACCGATCCCAAGCTGAAGACGCCCGCGACCGACAAGGCGCAAGCCGCGGCCAATGCCGAGGTGAAGGGCGAGACGCGCGCCGAGGGCGGCGATGCGGCGGCCAAGCAGCCGCTCGCCGCCAAGCCGTCGCTGGAGGACAAGAACCGTCCGGCCGGCATCGAACGCCCGGCGACGCCCGACGACCTCAAGCTCATCTCCGGCGTCGGCCCGAAGATCGAGGGCATCCTGCACGAGCTCGGCATCTTCACCTTCGCCCAGGTCGCTGCCTGGAAGAAGGCGGAGCGCGAATGGGTCGACGGATATCTGAATTTCAAGGGCCGCATCGAGCGCGACGACTGGGTCAAGCAGGCCAAGGCGCTCGCCAAGGGCGGCGAAGCGGAATACATCCGCGTCTTCGGCAAGAAGCCGCGGTAAAGGGGTGAATCATGCTTAAGGACCAGGATCGCATCTTCACCAATATCTACGGCACCAAGGACAAGTCGCTGAAGGGCGCCATGGCCCGCGGCCATTGGGACGGCACCAAGCAGCTTCTCGAAAAGGGCCGTGACTGGATCATCAACGAGGTCAAGGCCTCGGGCCTGCGCGGCCGCGGCGGCGCCGGCTTCCCGACCGGCCTCAAGTGGTCCTTCATGCCGAAGGAGAGCGACGGCCGTCCGCACTACCTCGTCGTCAACGCCGACGAATCCGAGCCCGGCACCTGCAAGGATCGCGACATCCTGCGCCACGATCCGCACACGCTGATCGAAGGCTGCGTGATCGCCTCCTTCGCCATGGGTGCGCATGCGGCCTATATCTACGTGCGCGGCGAGTTCATCCGCGAGCGTGAAGCCCTCCAGGCCGCCATCGACGAATGCTACGAGGCCGGCCTGCTCGGCAAGAACAACAAGCTCGGCTACGACATCGACATCTTCGTCCATCACGGCGCCGGCGCCTATATCTGCGGCGAGGAAACCGCGC
It encodes the following:
- the hutC gene encoding histidine utilization repressor, with the translated sequence MDGDRTEVEAKEPSLHRRILEDVEGKILSGEWPPGHRIPFEHELTEQYQCSRMTVNKAITDLVKRGLIERRRKSGSYVTHPHAQSAVLEIHDIRLEVESLGLPYRYERRTRLDRAAKAADRRLMELPESARLTEISALHFAGAQPFCLEDRLISLEAVPEAAGETFEDVAPGAWLISRVPWSAAEHRIRAVGADARAAELLAIAPGTPCLVVERRTWSGGLYITHVRLTYPGEKHELVAEFAPTHPSSRPDV
- a CDS encoding prohibitin family protein encodes the protein MRNVTMALTGLAALVALSILFGSWYTIDQGERGVILRYGAVAGTAEPGLGFKLPLIDSVVRISVQSKAVVYEKMEAYSRDQQPADIRLSVNYRIPADRVEDVYATYGGEDGLMSRLIERKVFEETKTVFGRFNAVTAIQERGRLNAEVATAIQEGVSGPVIIDSVQIENIDFSDAYEASIEQRMLAEVEVQRLRQNAEREKVQAEITVTQARAQADARRAEAQAQADAVRLAAQAEAEAIKLRGEAEAGAIKLRGDALRDNPGLVSLTQAEKWDGQLPRTMLPGGSIPMLNLNAN
- a CDS encoding NADH-quinone oxidoreductase subunit A — protein: MTELLGSYIPIAIFIGIALVIGIALLVAPFAVAYKAPDSEKLSAYECGFNAFDDARMKFDIRFYLVSILFIIFDLEVAFLFPWAVSFGDMGWFGFWSMMVFLGVLTIGFIYEWKKGALEWE
- a CDS encoding NADH-quinone oxidoreductase subunit B family protein, whose amino-acid sequence is MGVAHTNNTLVAPQPKGIIDPNTGKPVGSNDAFFGEINNELADKGFLVTSTDELITWARTGSLMWMTFGLACCAVEMMQLSMPRYDVERFGFAPRASPRQSDVMIVAGTLTNKMAPALRKVYDQMPEPRYVISMGSCANGGGYYHYSYSVVRGCDRVVPVDIYVPGCPPTAEALLYGVLLLQKKIRRTGTIER
- a CDS encoding NADH-quinone oxidoreductase subunit C; translated protein: MSEALQELSSHIGEAAGGLVASADIAFGELTLKTDGARVVELLTFLRDDVQCGFVNLIDICGVDWPARAERFDVVYHLLSPRQNLRIRVKVATGEDQPVPSACVVYPGADWFEREAYDMYGILFTGHPDLRRILTDYGFEGHPLRKDFPTTGFVEVRYDDEVKRVVYEPVELKQEFRNFDFLSPWEGTDYVLPGDEKAKTN
- a CDS encoding NADH-quinone oxidoreductase subunit D, yielding MNEHNVRNFNINFGPQHPAAHGVLRLVLELDGEIVERVDPHIGLLHRGTEKLIETKTYLQAVPYFDRLDYVAPMNQEHAFALAVEKLTGTEVPIRGQLIRVLYSEIGRILSHLLNVTTQAMDVGALTPPLWGFEEREKLMVFYERACGARMHSAYIRPGGVHQDLPHELVEDIGKWIDPFLKTVDDIDELLTGNRIFKQRNVDIGVVKLEDCWAWGFSGVMVRGSGAAWDLRRSQPYECYSDLDFDIPIGKNGDCYDRYVIRMIEMRESAKIMRQCVHRLLGDAKVGPVSSIDGKMVPPKRGQMKRSMEALIHHFKLYTEGYHVPAGEVYAAVEAPKGEFGVYLVADGTNKPYRCKIRAPGYAHLQAMDFICRGHQLADVSAILGSLDIVFGEVDR
- a CDS encoding NADH-quinone oxidoreductase subunit E produces the protein MSVRRLADDNVQPASFAFSKENAAWAKATINKYPKGRQQSAVIPLLMRAQEQDGWVTKAAIEYVADMLDMAYIRVLEVATFYTQFQLLPIGTRAHVQVCGTTPCMLRGAEELINVCKKRIHPEPFHRNESGTLSWEEVECQGACVNAPMIMIFKDSYEDLTPTQLEHIIDRFDAGKGADVKPGTQIDRIYSAPAGGLTSLNEPEAAAKKTTRARKSEDESVSVPPSNAARAKTDADETDPKLKTPATDKAQAAANAEVKGETRAEGGDAAAKQPLAAKPSLEDKNRPAGIERPATPDDLKLISGVGPKIEGILHELGIFTFAQVAAWKKAEREWVDGYLNFKGRIERDDWVKQAKALAKGGEAEYIRVFGKKPR